In a genomic window of Halobiforma lacisalsi AJ5:
- a CDS encoding sulfite oxidase, which translates to MVAENPRETRHEEIDAIVEAKAGGVSPVRDEADKYTVVGAADRSTFADWLTPIEEHFVCHRNDIPDADEAAWTVSLTGQLEGSLSPSAVREEYPTVAVAHTMECAGNGRGQHEPETGSVQWGFDAAATAVWTGAPVRAILRDFGVDDAEGRWLTAVGGDRSDGDDVFARSIPLEKALEDAVLAYGMNGEALPREHGYPLRLIVPGWYGVNNVKWVEELRVADGMVVDGALDRPGDHAVWQQESYRIHPAGAEPEECETVPATDTWEQLEGAVDHPYTFDANVMSVIGAPDGRSAVAPDPDGQVEIRGVAWAGDDAVERVELSTDGGGTWGDAELFGPDYAGAWRLFRYDWVAEPGTHALLSRATDAEGRRQPARISEPDAWRDALEDDAFPWNEGGYAANAYEPNGLTVEVVAPEE; encoded by the coding sequence ATGGTCGCCGAGAACCCACGAGAAACCCGACACGAAGAGATCGACGCGATCGTGGAGGCGAAAGCCGGCGGCGTCAGTCCGGTTCGCGACGAGGCGGACAAGTACACCGTCGTCGGCGCCGCCGACCGGAGCACGTTCGCGGACTGGCTGACACCGATCGAGGAGCACTTCGTCTGCCACCGGAACGATATCCCGGACGCCGACGAGGCTGCGTGGACCGTCTCGCTCACCGGTCAACTCGAGGGGAGCCTCTCCCCGTCGGCCGTCCGCGAGGAGTACCCGACCGTCGCGGTCGCCCATACGATGGAGTGTGCTGGCAACGGGCGCGGCCAGCACGAGCCCGAAACGGGCAGCGTCCAGTGGGGATTCGACGCGGCGGCGACCGCAGTCTGGACCGGCGCGCCGGTCCGTGCGATCCTCCGGGATTTCGGGGTCGACGACGCCGAGGGCCGCTGGCTGACTGCGGTCGGCGGCGACCGGTCCGACGGCGACGACGTGTTCGCCCGGTCGATTCCGCTCGAGAAGGCACTCGAGGACGCCGTCCTCGCCTACGGGATGAACGGCGAGGCGCTGCCGCGGGAGCACGGCTATCCGCTCCGGCTGATCGTCCCCGGCTGGTACGGCGTCAACAACGTCAAGTGGGTCGAAGAGCTGCGAGTCGCGGACGGGATGGTCGTCGACGGTGCGCTCGACCGCCCGGGCGATCACGCCGTCTGGCAGCAGGAATCCTACCGCATCCACCCCGCAGGGGCCGAACCGGAGGAGTGCGAGACGGTACCCGCGACCGACACGTGGGAGCAACTCGAGGGCGCGGTCGACCATCCCTACACCTTCGACGCGAACGTGATGTCGGTGATCGGCGCGCCGGACGGACGGTCAGCGGTGGCGCCGGATCCGGACGGGCAGGTCGAGATTAGGGGCGTCGCCTGGGCCGGCGACGACGCCGTCGAACGGGTCGAGCTGTCGACCGACGGCGGCGGGACGTGGGGCGACGCGGAGCTGTTCGGTCCCGACTACGCCGGCGCGTGGCGACTGTTCCGGTACGACTGGGTGGCCGAACCCGGTACTCACGCGCTGCTGTCGCGGGCGACCGACGCGGAGGGGCGGCGACAGCCGGCTCGCATCTCCGAACCGGACGCCTGGCGCGACGCGCTCGAGGACGACGCCTTCCCGTGGAACGAGGGCGGGTACGCCGCGAACGCGTACGAGCCGAACGGCCTGACGGTCGAGGTCGTCGCCCCCGAGGAGTGA
- the deoC gene encoding deoxyribose-phosphate aldolase: MDRSELAPLIDHTVLGPETTLEDVRSLLDEAAEHGMNACIPPYAVEEAADYAPDVTLATVIGFPHGQHAPEIKRREGVAAWKAGADELDVVINVGRLKAGDTDAVRDELAELVAAVPIPVKVIIETALLTDEEKHLACEAAEEADATMVKTATGFADGGATVPDVELMSEYLPVKASGGVGSYDEAMAMIDAGAERIGASSGVAILEGAPALDEE, encoded by the coding sequence ATGGACCGCAGCGAACTCGCGCCCCTGATCGATCACACGGTACTCGGTCCCGAAACGACCCTCGAGGACGTTCGCTCGCTCCTCGACGAGGCCGCGGAACACGGGATGAACGCCTGTATCCCGCCCTACGCGGTCGAGGAGGCGGCCGACTACGCCCCCGACGTGACGCTCGCAACCGTCATCGGCTTCCCTCACGGCCAGCACGCCCCGGAGATCAAGCGACGCGAAGGGGTCGCGGCCTGGAAGGCCGGCGCGGACGAACTCGACGTGGTGATCAACGTCGGCCGCCTCAAGGCGGGCGACACCGACGCCGTCAGGGACGAACTCGCCGAACTCGTCGCCGCCGTCCCGATCCCGGTCAAGGTCATTATCGAGACTGCGCTGCTGACCGACGAGGAGAAACACCTGGCCTGCGAGGCCGCCGAGGAAGCGGACGCCACGATGGTCAAGACCGCCACGGGCTTCGCCGACGGCGGCGCGACCGTCCCGGACGTCGAACTCATGAGCGAGTACCTCCCCGTCAAGGCAAGCGGCGGCGTCGGCAGCTACGACGAGGCGATGGCCATGATTGACGCCGGCGCCGAACGCATCGGGGCCTCGAGCGGGGTCGCGATCCTCGAGGGTGCGCCCGCGCTGGACGAGGAGTAA
- a CDS encoding GNAT family N-acetyltransferase, which yields MSPNPSIEADSVTDSDDEIRIRRATHDDYEGVRAFTEDIWDDRGGDYIPEIYHDWLEDEDERDRKKTFLATVEETPVGIVQAVLLSPDEAWFQGIRVAADYRGRGISRRLNEACFEWARERGATVGRILIHSWNTASFAAARSSGFEPVTQFRFAEPDPDPDAGVDPAAGPARVTSDPHAAWRYWTHSDARERLEGLGMAPEETWALRELTRADFERLADETAVFAVEREEGLAATAYRTRTYDRENDDGTETTWAEYGVAGWEDADAARPLFAAISRDAAAVGADETRVLIPETTRFVTDAAFAGAGLAEEPDFVLGVDLTAC from the coding sequence ATGAGTCCGAACCCTTCGATCGAAGCGGATAGCGTGACGGATAGCGACGACGAAATTCGGATCCGGCGAGCGACCCACGACGACTACGAGGGCGTCCGCGCGTTCACCGAGGACATCTGGGACGACCGCGGCGGCGACTACATCCCCGAGATCTACCACGACTGGCTCGAGGACGAGGACGAACGCGACCGGAAGAAGACGTTCCTCGCGACCGTCGAGGAGACGCCGGTCGGCATCGTCCAGGCCGTGTTGCTCTCGCCCGACGAGGCCTGGTTCCAGGGGATCCGCGTGGCGGCCGACTACCGCGGACGAGGGATCAGCCGCCGGCTCAACGAGGCCTGCTTCGAGTGGGCCCGCGAGCGCGGGGCGACGGTCGGGCGGATCCTGATCCACTCCTGGAACACCGCCTCCTTCGCGGCGGCCCGCTCGAGCGGGTTCGAGCCGGTCACCCAGTTCCGCTTCGCCGAACCAGACCCCGATCCGGACGCCGGCGTCGACCCCGCCGCGGGGCCGGCACGGGTCACGAGCGACCCCCACGCCGCGTGGCGTTACTGGACCCACAGCGACGCCCGCGAACGCCTCGAGGGCCTCGGGATGGCACCCGAGGAGACGTGGGCGCTGCGGGAACTGACGCGGGCCGACTTCGAACGACTCGCGGACGAAACTGCCGTCTTCGCCGTCGAACGCGAGGAGGGGCTCGCCGCGACAGCCTACCGGACCCGGACCTACGACCGCGAGAACGACGACGGAACCGAGACGACGTGGGCCGAGTACGGCGTCGCCGGCTGGGAGGACGCCGACGCGGCCCGGCCGCTGTTCGCGGCGATTTCCCGCGACGCTGCGGCGGTCGGCGCCGACGAGACCCGCGTGTTGATCCCCGAGACGACTCGGTTCGTCACGGACGCCGCCTTCGCCGGGGCCGGTCTGGCGGAGGAGCCGGACTTCGTGCTCGGGGTCGACCTGACGGCCTGCTAG
- the gatD gene encoding Glu-tRNA(Gln) amidotransferase subunit GatD, which translates to MQPGDRVRVDRDDRTYEGVLLPSSSDDHLVVKLEGGYNVGIDRDEADATVLEEDVYEIDGASGDDGASEIEFDDDLPTISLISTGGTIASTVDYRTGAVTAQFDAEDVLRAVPDLAGRANYRGRVVANILSENMEPPIWQDLAEAVREEIEAGADGVVVMHGTDTMQYSASALAFMLETPVPIVFTGSQRSADRPSSDNVMNAVCAVEAAKSDCAEVLVCMHASESDDRCALHRGTRVRKNHTSRRDAFETIGAEPLGEVDYESEDVTFYREYRTRDDGDLALEADLAEDVELLKFTPGMDPAFLDVVEGADGLVLEGTGLGHVHTDLIPRIEELVDDGTTVVMTSQCLEGRVCDRVYDTGRDLLEAGVIEAGDTLPGTAKVKLMWALENADDVEEAMSTSLAGELQERSVPWE; encoded by the coding sequence TGCCCTCGAGTTCGGACGATCACCTCGTGGTCAAACTCGAGGGAGGCTACAACGTCGGCATCGATCGCGACGAGGCCGACGCGACGGTACTCGAGGAGGACGTCTACGAGATCGACGGCGCGAGCGGCGACGACGGTGCCTCGGAGATCGAGTTCGACGACGACCTGCCGACGATCTCGCTGATCTCGACGGGCGGCACGATCGCCTCGACGGTCGACTACCGGACCGGCGCGGTGACGGCCCAGTTCGACGCCGAGGACGTCCTGCGTGCGGTCCCGGATCTCGCGGGCCGGGCGAACTACCGCGGCCGCGTCGTCGCGAACATCCTCTCGGAGAACATGGAGCCGCCGATCTGGCAGGACCTCGCGGAGGCGGTCCGCGAGGAGATCGAAGCGGGCGCGGACGGCGTCGTCGTCATGCACGGCACCGACACGATGCAGTACTCCGCATCCGCGCTCGCGTTCATGCTCGAGACGCCGGTCCCGATCGTCTTTACCGGGTCCCAGCGCTCGGCCGATCGCCCCTCCTCGGACAACGTGATGAACGCCGTCTGTGCCGTCGAGGCCGCGAAGAGCGACTGTGCGGAGGTGCTCGTCTGCATGCACGCCTCCGAGAGCGACGACCGCTGTGCGCTCCACCGGGGCACCCGCGTCCGGAAGAACCACACCTCGCGACGCGACGCCTTCGAGACGATCGGCGCGGAACCGCTCGGCGAGGTCGACTACGAGTCCGAGGACGTCACGTTCTACCGGGAATACCGAACCCGAGACGACGGCGACCTCGCGCTCGAGGCCGACCTCGCGGAGGACGTCGAACTGCTCAAGTTCACACCCGGGATGGACCCCGCGTTCCTCGACGTCGTCGAGGGGGCCGACGGGCTGGTCCTCGAGGGGACCGGCCTCGGTCACGTCCACACCGACCTCATCCCGCGGATCGAGGAACTCGTCGACGACGGGACGACCGTCGTGATGACCAGCCAGTGTCTCGAGGGCCGGGTCTGTGACCGCGTCTACGACACGGGCCGGGACCTGCTCGAGGCCGGCGTCATCGAGGCCGGCGACACCCTGCCCGGGACGGCGAAAGTCAAACTCATGTGGGCGCTCGAGAACGCCGACGACGTCGAGGAGGCGATGAGCACGTCCCTGGCCGGCGAACTGCAGGAGCGATCCGTCCCCTGGGAGTGA
- a CDS encoding ubiquitin-like small modifier protein 1 has translation MATEWKLFADLAERAGEKRVTVEAAAGDTVGDALEELLADRSDLEDRVLDEEGELRSQINVLRNGTNVLIEEEGLETELEGGDELALFPPVSGG, from the coding sequence ATGGCCACGGAGTGGAAACTGTTCGCCGACCTCGCCGAACGCGCAGGGGAGAAACGCGTCACCGTCGAGGCCGCCGCCGGCGACACCGTCGGCGACGCCCTCGAGGAACTGCTCGCGGACCGGTCCGACCTCGAGGACCGCGTGCTGGACGAGGAGGGCGAGCTTCGCTCCCAGATCAACGTGCTCCGCAACGGGACGAACGTCCTGATCGAGGAGGAGGGGCTGGAGACGGAACTCGAGGGCGGCGACGAACTGGCGCTGTTCCCGCCGGTCAGCGGCGGCTGA
- a CDS encoding RNA-guided endonuclease InsQ/TnpB family protein translates to MLETTRTYVARITNHSQVRDDLDQCGFAASKLWNVGRYYIQDRWDEDGEIPGEAELKSELKGHERYSDLHSQSSQRVLEELAEAFNGWFNSDDGNNPPGYRKRGDRHPRSTVTWKQKGIKHDDKHGQLRLSKGWNLKDGRSDFILAEYETRPDVEVENIQQVRAVWNGDRWELHLVCKKEIPVEDAPGDKTAGIDLGISNYLAIDYEGSSKELYPGNVLKEDKHYFSREEYQTEGENGPSKRARKARRKLSRRKDHFLHTLSKHLVQRCVEEDVGRIAVGDLSDIREDDSGDSRDWGASGNKKLHGWEFDRFTNLLEYKAEEHGILVDRVDEENTSKTCSCCGQIQESNRVERGLYVCESCGTAMNADVNGAVNIRRKITQSPPTGDMSNGWLAQPGVFLFDRESGRFTPREQGVCKP, encoded by the coding sequence ATGTTGGAGACAACCCGCACCTACGTCGCACGCATCACGAACCACAGTCAGGTTCGTGACGATCTCGACCAGTGTGGGTTCGCAGCATCCAAACTGTGGAACGTCGGACGTTACTACATCCAAGACCGGTGGGACGAAGACGGTGAGATTCCCGGCGAAGCCGAGTTGAAATCGGAGTTGAAAGGCCACGAACGCTACAGTGATCTGCATTCTCAGTCAAGTCAGCGAGTTCTCGAAGAACTTGCTGAGGCGTTCAATGGTTGGTTCAACTCCGACGACGGCAACAACCCACCCGGTTATCGGAAACGTGGCGACCGACACCCGCGCTCCACCGTAACGTGGAAACAGAAAGGTATCAAGCACGACGACAAGCACGGCCAGCTTCGCCTCTCGAAAGGTTGGAACCTGAAAGACGGACGATCTGACTTCATCCTCGCGGAGTACGAAACTCGACCCGACGTAGAAGTGGAGAACATTCAGCAGGTGCGTGCCGTCTGGAACGGCGACCGCTGGGAACTCCACCTCGTCTGCAAGAAAGAGATTCCGGTTGAAGATGCTCCCGGAGATAAGACGGCGGGCATCGACCTCGGGATCAGCAACTATCTCGCCATCGACTACGAGGGCAGCTCGAAGGAGCTGTATCCGGGGAACGTGCTGAAAGAGGACAAGCACTACTTCTCCCGTGAGGAGTATCAGACGGAAGGCGAGAACGGGCCGTCAAAGCGTGCGCGGAAAGCCCGCAGGAAGCTCTCCCGGCGCAAAGACCACTTCCTCCACACCCTTTCAAAACACCTCGTGCAACGGTGTGTTGAGGAAGACGTTGGGAGGATCGCGGTCGGCGACCTCAGCGACATCCGCGAAGACGACAGCGGCGACTCGCGGGACTGGGGAGCGTCGGGGAACAAGAAACTCCACGGCTGGGAGTTCGACCGGTTCACGAATCTGCTCGAATACAAGGCTGAGGAACACGGCATCCTCGTTGATCGCGTAGACGAGGAGAACACCTCAAAGACGTGCTCGTGCTGTGGGCAGATTCAGGAGAGTAACCGTGTGGAGCGGGGGTTGTACGTCTGTGAGTCGTGTGGAACGGCGATGAATGCAGACGTGAACGGTGCGGTGAATATTCGACGAAAGATAACTCAGAGTCCCCCAACGGGGGATATGAGTAACGGCTGGTTGGCACAGCCCGGAGTCTTCCTGTTCGACCGCGAGAGCGGACGGTTCACACCGAGAGAGCAGGGAGTCTGCAAACCCTAA
- a CDS encoding NAD-binding protein, with amino-acid sequence MADSRSPRPPARAGLPRRILSARAAVLLAMTVALLSVATAIVNIGTDAVYGPLAPLLPDAVRNAAGFTGALTGFLMVGSALALRRGLRAGWWATLLLLPLTAAQGLLQASPYSLPLVVLSLVSIPVLLVTRSRFTASLSLSTTQIAAGAALVGVQFYGTIGGYALRDHFDAIDTVLDAFYFTLITSSTVGYGDVTPNPGSTAAMLFTMSVLVLGVASFGIAIGALVGPAIQARITKTLGKMTDSELELLEDHLLVLGYSKLTEPIVDELAESGRGFVVVTNDQDAADELGDRNVSVVTGDPSDEGPLERAKIARASGIVVATEEDARDALAILTARQLAPNARIVAAATDRENTKKLEHAGADTVISPSVLGGHLLIRSALGDHDSELIERILEGEKK; translated from the coding sequence ATGGCCGATTCCCGGTCGCCTCGACCTCCAGCGAGAGCGGGGCTCCCCCGACGGATCCTCTCGGCACGTGCAGCCGTGCTGCTCGCGATGACGGTCGCCTTGCTCTCGGTCGCGACGGCCATCGTCAACATCGGGACCGACGCCGTCTACGGGCCGCTCGCCCCGCTCCTGCCGGACGCCGTCCGGAACGCCGCGGGCTTTACCGGCGCGCTCACCGGCTTCCTGATGGTCGGGAGCGCGCTCGCGCTCCGGCGCGGGCTGCGGGCCGGCTGGTGGGCGACGCTGCTGTTGTTGCCCCTGACCGCGGCCCAGGGGCTGCTCCAGGCCAGCCCGTACTCGCTCCCGCTCGTGGTCCTGTCGCTGGTCTCGATCCCCGTCCTGCTGGTCACCCGAAGCCGGTTTACCGCCTCGCTGTCGCTGTCGACGACCCAGATCGCCGCCGGGGCCGCGCTGGTCGGCGTCCAGTTCTACGGTACCATCGGCGGCTACGCCCTGCGGGACCACTTCGACGCCATCGATACCGTCCTCGATGCCTTCTACTTCACGCTGATCACCTCGAGCACGGTCGGATATGGCGACGTAACGCCGAATCCGGGCTCGACGGCGGCGATGCTGTTTACGATGTCGGTGCTGGTACTGGGGGTGGCCAGTTTCGGTATCGCGATCGGGGCGCTCGTCGGCCCCGCGATCCAGGCGAGAATCACGAAGACACTGGGAAAGATGACCGACTCCGAACTCGAACTGCTCGAGGATCACCTCCTCGTGCTGGGCTATAGCAAACTGACGGAACCGATCGTCGACGAACTCGCCGAGAGCGGTCGGGGGTTCGTCGTCGTAACGAACGATCAGGACGCGGCGGACGAACTCGGCGACCGCAATGTATCGGTGGTCACGGGCGATCCGAGCGACGAAGGACCGCTCGAGCGTGCGAAGATCGCCCGCGCGTCGGGGATCGTGGTCGCGACGGAGGAAGACGCCCGGGACGCGCTGGCGATCCTGACGGCCCGGCAACTCGCGCCGAACGCACGGATCGTCGCGGCCGCGACCGACCGGGAGAACACGAAGAAACTCGAGCACGCCGGCGCGGACACCGTGATCAGTCCGTCGGTCCTGGGGGGCCACCTGTTGATCCGTTCGGCGCTCGGCGACCACGACTCGGAACTGATCGAGCGGATCCTCGAGGGGGAAAAGAAGTAG
- a CDS encoding TrkA C-terminal domain-containing protein, whose product MALPVEVLLGLYLGLLTGIVPAFVSGSLGFLVRYFTGVTLPGFGVVVLALSIASIQGGLLGLVEPTIAQSPRLLVAVLVVLMLALYAHNQGDKLGAELPHRVSLTALRQRTLSADVVELVGSMGQVTVRPTGEIRDMEGYPPLSPELRRSLENGFWRLPADLPLSELEVRLEERLRTEYDLTDVEVTIDERAGATIAAAPPTGTLSRRVPERAQAVSLTTLVPTGLARGDSVAIRLDGRSITGTVLSVRSERDADGSEAVGTGDAIEPTATDDDDAATTETGEIGPATKPNRSTGAVGGPGRVAVAVPRWDVRPLLEADRPHLIVRSRGTSREFEALALVKRAGYAIRRLTVDTAGGITGTTADETVESTPTDVTILAVRRQTVTADGHRSGLTFAPDLESGLDPGDEVFVTGPSDSIAALEEATKP is encoded by the coding sequence ATGGCGCTTCCGGTCGAAGTACTGCTCGGGCTCTATCTCGGCCTGCTCACCGGTATCGTTCCGGCGTTCGTCTCCGGATCGCTCGGGTTTCTGGTCCGATATTTCACCGGGGTGACCCTCCCCGGGTTCGGCGTCGTCGTGCTCGCGCTGTCGATCGCCAGCATCCAGGGCGGCCTCCTCGGACTCGTGGAACCGACGATCGCGCAGTCGCCGCGGTTGCTGGTCGCGGTTCTGGTCGTGCTCATGCTCGCGCTCTACGCCCACAACCAGGGCGACAAACTCGGCGCGGAACTCCCCCACCGGGTCTCGCTGACCGCGCTCCGCCAGCGGACGCTTTCGGCTGACGTCGTCGAACTCGTCGGATCGATGGGGCAAGTAACCGTTCGACCGACCGGCGAGATCCGGGACATGGAAGGCTACCCGCCGTTGTCGCCCGAACTTCGGCGCTCGCTCGAGAACGGCTTCTGGCGGCTTCCGGCCGACCTTCCGCTGTCGGAACTCGAGGTTCGACTCGAGGAGCGGTTGCGGACCGAGTACGACCTCACGGACGTCGAGGTGACGATCGACGAACGGGCCGGGGCGACGATCGCCGCGGCTCCGCCCACGGGAACCCTCTCGCGGCGGGTCCCGGAGCGAGCGCAAGCGGTCTCGCTGACGACGCTCGTCCCGACCGGCCTGGCTCGCGGCGACTCGGTTGCGATCCGCCTCGACGGTCGGTCGATCACGGGGACCGTTCTGAGCGTTCGAAGCGAAAGGGACGCGGATGGGTCGGAGGCGGTCGGAACGGGGGACGCAATCGAGCCGACCGCGACCGACGATGACGATGCGGCAACGACTGAAACGGGTGAGATCGGGCCGGCCACGAAGCCGAACCGGTCGACTGGAGCCGTCGGCGGTCCCGGACGGGTGGCCGTCGCCGTCCCTCGCTGGGACGTCAGGCCCCTCCTCGAGGCGGATCGACCGCACCTGATCGTTCGTTCGCGGGGCACGAGCCGAGAGTTCGAGGCCCTCGCGCTGGTCAAGCGGGCCGGGTACGCGATCCGCCGGCTCACCGTCGACACGGCCGGCGGAATCACAGGGACGACTGCGGACGAAACCGTCGAGTCCACCCCGACCGACGTGACGATCCTCGCGGTTCGTCGCCAGACCGTCACTGCCGACGGTCACAGGAGCGGGTTGACGTTCGCCCCCGACCTCGAGTCCGGGCTCGATCCCGGGGACGAGGTCTTCGTCACGGGGCCGTCGGACTCGATAGCGGCGCTCGAGGAGGCGACGAAGCCATGA
- a CDS encoding TrkA C-terminal domain-containing protein, giving the protein MIAVQAASIPGQVPSEVLFDALVRLLSFTLLASGTATCAAAAFRWYSADSVPEGVAILVGIAPVAIWLNTQSALQDAIIGSTSLLDAETAVFTIVAFVASAIAADGGRRLGDHIARDVRWMAGSRTIDDVGQLLRTAGRVVAVELPAEIDDVDGYDPVDPATADELAGQTFLLPRRLSTEQLRERLIARLEHDYGVGHVEVEIGDDGTVESLAVGGRPTGIGPTLGPETVAVALRADPAPDASPGDAVGIWLQDGESTRPLAEGELRGVAGDTATVALDAEDAAALEADADYRLVTLPGTPGGERELVSLLRAADETVTTRTVDAADPLEGTTVGSLPGFVLVLQRSDEATNEGETESGGIVPVPSDETRLQVGDTVYVLGRPETLRQLGDANGATRRER; this is encoded by the coding sequence ATGATCGCCGTGCAGGCCGCGTCGATACCGGGACAGGTCCCTTCGGAAGTGCTGTTCGATGCGCTCGTCAGACTGCTCTCGTTTACGCTGCTGGCCAGCGGAACGGCGACTTGTGCGGCGGCCGCGTTCCGATGGTACAGCGCGGATTCGGTCCCGGAGGGCGTGGCGATCCTGGTCGGCATCGCGCCGGTGGCGATCTGGCTGAACACCCAGAGCGCGTTGCAGGACGCGATCATCGGGTCGACGTCGCTGCTCGACGCCGAGACTGCCGTCTTCACCATCGTCGCGTTCGTCGCCAGCGCGATCGCCGCCGACGGCGGCCGCCGACTGGGCGACCATATCGCCCGGGACGTCCGCTGGATGGCCGGCTCGCGAACGATCGACGACGTCGGACAACTCCTCCGGACGGCGGGACGCGTCGTCGCCGTCGAACTCCCGGCCGAGATCGACGACGTCGACGGCTACGACCCTGTCGACCCCGCCACGGCGGACGAACTGGCCGGGCAGACGTTTCTGCTCCCGCGCCGTCTCTCGACCGAGCAGTTGCGCGAACGCCTGATCGCCCGTCTCGAGCACGATTACGGGGTCGGCCACGTCGAGGTCGAGATCGGCGACGACGGCACCGTCGAGTCGCTGGCGGTCGGCGGCCGGCCGACCGGAATCGGGCCGACGCTCGGCCCGGAGACGGTCGCGGTCGCGCTTCGCGCTGACCCCGCACCCGACGCGAGTCCCGGCGACGCCGTCGGAATCTGGCTACAGGACGGCGAGTCGACACGGCCGCTCGCCGAAGGGGAACTCAGGGGAGTCGCGGGCGACACCGCGACCGTCGCCCTCGACGCGGAGGACGCCGCCGCCCTCGAGGCCGACGCCGACTATCGACTCGTGACGCTTCCCGGTACTCCCGGCGGCGAGCGGGAACTCGTTTCGCTGCTCCGGGCGGCCGATGAGACGGTAACGACCCGCACCGTCGACGCGGCCGACCCCCTCGAGGGGACGACCGTCGGCTCCCTGCCAGGGTTCGTACTGGTCCTCCAGCGGAGCGACGAAGCAACGAACGAAGGCGAAACCGAATCGGGGGGGATCGTCCCGGTGCCGTCCGACGAAACCCGGCTCCAGGTCGGCGATACGGTCTACGTGTTGGGTCGACCCGAAACGCTGCGGCAACTCGGGGACGCGAACGGAGCGACCCGCCGGGAGCGGTAG